A window of the Chaetodon trifascialis isolate fChaTrf1 chromosome 9, fChaTrf1.hap1, whole genome shotgun sequence genome harbors these coding sequences:
- the c1qtnf5 gene encoding complement C1q tumor necrosis factor-related protein 5 produces the protein MTSLRLLPLLHSILVLLVHLSSQLEDNKIPPSLCTGHPGIPGSPGGHGSPGQPGRDGRDGRDAAPGEKGQKGDRGDSGETGVRGLTGDRGDPGEKGERGQPGECAVAPKSAFSAKLSEGRSLPLTVGDTVCFDKIMLNEQGDYNTETGRFTCKVPGVYYFAVHATVYRASLQFDLMKNAHTVASYFQFYGNWPKPASLSGGSLLHLIPGDQVWVQMALSEYNGFYSSTKTDSTFTGFLVYSDWKNSAVFA, from the exons ATGACCTCGCTCAGGCTGCTGCCCCTGCTGCACTCAATCCTCGTCCTCCTAGTCCATCTTTCCAGCCAGTTAGAAGACAACAAGATCCCTCCCAGTCTGTGCACTGGTCACCCTGGCATCCCGGGCTCTCCTGGAGGTCATGGCAGTCCTGGTCAACCAGGGAGAGATGGGAGGGATGGGAGAGATGCTGCTCCGGGGGAGAAGGGACAGAAGGGGGACAGGGGAGACTCAG gtgagacaggcgTGCGAGGCCTGACAGGGGACAGAGGTGACccaggagagaaaggggagagggGCCAGCCAGGAGAGTGTGCAGTGGCCCCCAAGTCAGCCTTCAGTGCCAAACTCTCCGAGGGCCGCTCTTTACCCCTCACTGTGGGCGACACAGTCTGCTTCGACAAGATCATGCTCAACGAACAGGGCGACTACAACACAGAGACGGGGCGCTTCACCTGCAAAGTCCCTGGAGTTTACTACTTTGCCGTCCACGCCACAGTCTACCGTGCCAGCCTCCAGTTCGACCTGATgaaaaacgcacacacagtggCATCTTATTTTCAGTTCTACGGCAACTGGCCCAAACCGGCATCTCTGTCAGGCGGCTCCCTGCTCCACCTCATCCCTGGCGACCAGGTGTGGGTCCAGATGGCTTTGTCAGAGTACAATGGATTTTACTCCAGCACCAAGACAGACAGCACCTTCACCGGCTTCCTGGTGTACTCAGACTGGAAAAACTCCGCTGTGTTTGCATGA
- the rnf26 gene encoding E3 ubiquitin-protein ligase RNF26, which produces MGLLNFVISTVGKCLDAVCLLLDLNFIIVHTVVRTILAVITFITSLPSLLLSSVMQLGNLMLCGLISAAEAASNVAHGTVTMLGSLVLALEGLLESLKMVGYLSMHVLLRGKEHLCRGVLSVLEGCGIAVSLMVYFANTVVNFALIATQKVYLAVVSVWQTVSSPLQKVLELMLTSFTFLYSSLVGTSAFLWSPCKLVLDFLVSLVHMFISIFILNIYGLLLTVTIALTTTAYLNPELTRQAAVRFVDYINSFPALRRLCLALCRLHLALRHLASALQSAPHFVRGAMARLPRILHHFYLLERGLWRQLSRLSSQLGLALRTQLHRDNNNRVRGDGDAGEERRDPPDGRAGDEDHQELLDLVFPSSSTDRPLKKQSSSGKDSKALPAENLLTLLKEQEDRKKCVICQDCTKTVVLLPCRHLCLCTDCTNILLRQPIYQQNCPLCRHMILSTMDVYL; this is translated from the coding sequence ATGGGTTTGTTGAACTTTGTAATATCCACTGTAGGAAAATGCCTGGACGCTGTCTGCTTACTGCTGGACCTGAATTTCATCATCGTCCACACTGTGGTGCGGACGATCCTGGCGGTTATCACCTTTATAACCAGCttgccctccctcctcctcagctcagtgATGCAGTTAGGAAACTTGATGTTGTGTGGCTTGATTTCCGCGGCAGAAGCAGCGTCAAACGTAGCCCACGGGACTGTCACCATGCTGGGGAGCTTGGTGCTGGCCCTGGAGGGGCTGCTGGAGAGCCTGAAGATGGTGGGTTACCTGTCCATGCACGTCCTGCTTCGTGGGAAAGAGCACCTGTGTCGAGGTGTGCTGTCCGTGCTGGAAGGCTGTGGCATCGCCGTCAGCCTCATGGTCTATTTTGCCAACACGGTGGTCAACTTTGCACTCATTGCCACTCAGAAGGTTTACCTGGCGGTGGTCAGTGTGTGGCAGACGGTCTCCAGCCCGCTGCAGAAGGTGCTGGAGCTCATGCTGACCTCCTTCACCTTCCTGTACAGCAGCCTGGTGGGGACTTCTGCCTTCCTGTGGTCACCCTGTAAACTGGTGTTGGACTTTCTAGTCTCCCTGGTTCACATGTTTATCAGCATCTTCATATTGAACATCTACGGCCTCCTGCTCACTGTCACCATCGCTCTGACTACCACAGCCTACCTGAACCCAGAGCTGACCCGACAGGCTGCAGTGCGATTTGTGGATTACATTAACTCTTTTCCTGCCCTTCGCAGACTTTGTCTGGCTCTTTGCAGACTTCATCTGGCTCTCCGCCACCTTGCTTCAGCCTTGCAGAGCGCCCCGCATTTTGTACGTGGTGCCATGGCGCGCCTGCCCAGGATACTCCATCACTTCTACCTGTTAGAGAGAGGACTTTGGCGGCAGCTGTCTCGTCTCAGCAGCCAGCTAGGCCTGGCTCTGAGGACGCAGCTCCACagggacaacaacaacagagtaCGTGGTGATGGTGACGCTGGGGAGGAGAGGCGGGACCCACCAGATGGAAGAGCAGGGGATGAAGACCACCAGGAGCTGCTGGATTTAGTTTTCCCTTCATCAAGCACAGACAGGCCTCTAAAGAAGCAGTCGTCTTCAGGCAAAGACAGTAAAGCTCTGCCTGCTGAGAATCTGCTGACTCTactgaaggagcaggaggacagaaagaagtGTGTGATCTGTCAGGACTGCACCAAGACGGTGGTACTGCTGCCGTGCAGGCACCTCTGCTTGTGCACAGACTGTACGAACATCCTGTTGAGGCAGCCCATCTACCAACAGAACTGCCCGCTCTGTCGGCACATGATCCTCAGCACCATGGACGTGTACCTATGA